GCCCCATGCCGGCAAGATCCTGCTCAACAACGAAGAGCTGAAACTGGTCGCCGGCAAGGATGGCGCGCTCAAGGCGGCCGACCCGCGCCAGCTGCAGCGCATGCGCTCGCGCCTGTCGATGGTGTTCCAGCATTTCAACCTGTGGTCGCACATGACGGCGCTGGAAAACGTCATCGAGGCCCCCGTGCACGTGCTCGGCATGAACAAGAAAGAGGCCTTGGAAAAGGCTGAGTACTACCTGGCCAAGGTCGGTGTCGGCCATCGCAAGGACGCCTTCCCAGGGCATATGTCCGGCGGCGAGCAGCAGCGTGTGGCCATTGCCCGTGCCCTGGCTGTCGAGCCTGAGGTGATGCTGTTCGACGAGCCGACCTCGGCGCTCGACCCGGAGCTGGTGGGTGATGTGCTCAAGGTCATGCAGGCGCTGGCCCAGGAAGGCCGGACCATGGTGGTGGTGACCCATGAGATGGGCTTTGCTCGCGAGGTGTCGAACCAGTTGGTGTTCCTGCACAAGGGCCTGGTGGAAGAGACCGGTTGCCCGCGCGAGGTGCTGGCCAACCCGCAATCGGAGCGGCTCAAGCAGTTCCTCTCCGGCAGCCTCAAGTAAACAAGGCTGCATCTTTGCACCAGAATAGGGCATGCTGCGCAGCGAGCGCAGCCTGACCCTGTGCCACAGACTCGAACGACCCCAGGTTTCGGACCGCACTCTATGACCACCCAGCGAATCGGTTTTCTCATCTGGCCCAGCACCAAGCCCTTGACCCTGGCGCTGGCCGAGGAAG
The sequence above is drawn from the Pseudomonas putida genome and encodes:
- a CDS encoding ABC transporter ATP-binding protein, which translates into the protein MYKLEVQDLHKRYGSHEVLKGVSLAAKAGDVISIIGSSGSGKSTFLRCINLLEQPHAGKILLNNEELKLVAGKDGALKAADPRQLQRMRSRLSMVFQHFNLWSHMTALENVIEAPVHVLGMNKKEALEKAEYYLAKVGVGHRKDAFPGHMSGGEQQRVAIARALAVEPEVMLFDEPTSALDPELVGDVLKVMQALAQEGRTMVVVTHEMGFAREVSNQLVFLHKGLVEETGCPREVLANPQSERLKQFLSGSLK